The following is a genomic window from Cupriavidus taiwanensis.
GATGGTGCCCTGCGGCCGCGAACCACTCCGCAGTCAGACGTGACAGACGTGTGGTCGCGTCATTGAGGATGAGCGGCTGGCCGGCGAGCCATTCCGGGGTAACGCGGGCCGGACTCCGCCAATGCGCCGGCACAAAGGCCATCACAGGGTCGCGGCGCCAGGGCTTGATCACCAGTCCGGCGACCGGGGGCTGAGGCAGCGCGACCACGCCGACATCCAGCGTTCCATCCACCAGCCGGGACAGGGTTTCTTCCGAAGTATGCACGGCAATCTGGATGTCGATGGCGGGATGTTGCTGGCGCAGGGCCTCGAGCGCTTGCGGCAGCAGGTGCGCGATCACGCCCGTGGACGCGCCAAGGCGCGCACGCCCTTCGAGCCCGTCTACCTGGCGTTGAATATCGTCCAATGCCTGCTCCGCGTCGGCCAGCAGCCGGCGCGCGCGCTCCACCAGTACTTCGCCGATTGACGTCGGTCCCACATGTCCGCGCTTGCGTGACAGCAGTGGAGCGCCGATGCGGTCTTCAAGCTCGGCGATATGAAGGCTGACCGTCGGCGGCGCCAGGTGCAAGGCACGCGCCGCATCGGCAAATGAACCACGGTCGGTAACGGCGACCAGGGTGCGCAGGCGGTCCAGGCTGATCTCTCGCATGACGAAGTCCAGATTCAGAAAAGCTGAATGTTTTCGTTATGAAATTCAACTTTGTCTATTCTAGACGTCCGCGCAACATAGGGGCTCGTCTTATCTGTTCAACCCCACAGTCAGCGGAGTCATTCACGTATGAGCTCTCCCATCGTTTTCATCGACGGCGACCAGGGCACCACCGGTTTGCTGATCCACGAACGGCTGCGTAACCGGACCGACATCAGGCTGATGACGCTCGCCGCAGCGGAGCGCAAAGACTTGCGGCGTCGCGCGCAAGCCATCAACGCCTGCGACATCGCCATCCTCTGCTTGCCGGACGCCGCCGCGCGCGAGGCCGTGGGCGCCATCGTCAATCCTGCCGTCCGGGTGATCGACGCCAGCTCCGCCCACCGTACACAGCCGGACTGGACCTACGGATTCCCGGAGATGGCGCCGGGCCAGGCTGAGCGCATTGCCAACGCACGCCGGGTCACCAACCCCGGTTGCTATCCGACCGGTGCGATCGGCCTGCTGCGTCCATTGGTGCACGCCGGGCTCATACCGGACCATTACCCGATCAGCATTCATGCGGTATCCGGCTACTCCGGACGCGGACGCGCCGGCGTGGAGGAATATGAGGGGGCGGCAGCTGACAAAGCGCCGTCATACCAGGTCTATGGCCTGGAACTCGCGCACAAGCATGTGCCGGAGATCCGGCAGCACGCCGGGCTCGCGCAGCCTCCCATTTTTGTCCCTGCATACGGAGCGTTCCGCCAGGGCATCGTGCTGACGGTGCCGCTGTCGTTGCAGTTGCTGGCACCCGGCGTGGATGGCGCCACGTTGCACGCCTGCCTCACGCGCCACTATGCCGAGGCAACTCACGTACGCGTCTTGCCGCTGCACGAATCGGGCGCCCTGAAACACCTGGATCCGCAAGCGCTGAACGGTACGAATGACATGCACTTGAGCGTATTTCCGAGCACGGAACACGGGCACGTCCTGCTATCCGCCGTTTTCGATAATCTTGGCAAGGGCGCGTCCGGGGCGGCGGTGCAGAACCTGAACCTTATGCTTGCGCGGCAATAGCGGCCGTCTTCGTGCTGGCCGACAAGCGATGCCCGCCGAGATAGCGGTTCGGCGATGCTCCAGCCACAGTATCGCTTGCTGCTCAGTCCAAATCGAGTGCATGATGCCACCTGTCAACGCGGACCTGGCGTGGCACCACGATCCCTTCGTCGCACGATTTCCCTACGAATCGCAGTGGCCGGCGGCAGGGGTACGCTTGCCGCCTGGCCCTGGTAACTCTTATCGACGATCGGATTTCCCATGACGAACCTTACCCTGCCCACTTTTGCCGACGTGGAGGCTGCGGCCGCGCGTCTTTCCGGCTTTGCAAACCGCACGCCGGTCAACACCTCGCGCACCTTGAACGAGATCATCGGCGCGGAGGTTTTCTTCAAGTGCGAGAATTTTCAGCGCATGGGCGCCTTCAAGTTCCGTGGCGCCTTCAATGCGCTGTCGAAATTTTCGCCCGAGCAGCGCCGCGCGGGTGTGGTGGCGTTTTCGTCCGGCAATCATGCGCAGGGAATTGCGCTGTCGGCAAAGCTGCTTGGCATGCCCGCCACCATCGTGATGCCGCACGACGCACCCGCCGCCAAGGTGGCGGCAACGAAGGGCTACGGTGCCACCGTCGTGCACTACGATCGCTACACCGAGGACCGCGAGGCGATCGGCCGCAAGCTGGCGCAAGCGCAAGGCCTGACGCTGATACCGCCCTACGACCATCCCGATGTCCTGGCCGGGCAGGGCACGGTGGCCAAGGAACTGTTCGAGGAAGTGGGCCCGCTCGATGCGCTGTTCGCACCGCTGGGCGGCGGCGGCCTGCTGTCAGGCACGGCCCTGTCGACGCGCGCGCTGGCGCCGGCGTGCCAGCTCTACGGGGTGGAACCGGAGGCCGGCAACGATGGCCAGCAGTCGTTTCGCAGCGGTGAAATCGTCCATATCGACACGCCCAGGACCATCGCCGACGGCGCGCAGACCCCGCATCTCGGCCACTACACCTTCGCCATCATCAAGCGCGATGTCGACGATATCGTGACGGCGACGGACGCGGAACTGGTCGAAGCCATGAAGTTCTTTGCGACGCGCATGAAGATGATCGTGGAGCCTACAGGCTGCCTGGGACTGGCCGCGGCCCTGAACATGAAGGACGCCCTCAAGGGCAAGCGCGTCGGCATTGTCATCAGTGGCGGCAACATCGATCTGGAGCAATTCTGCGCTCTGGTGTCCGCGTAGTCGGTTTCCCTTGGTGCCGGCCATCGACGATGGCCGGCATTTTTTCCCGGTGATCGGGTCCGTGGCGGCGACTGGTTCCGCGCGACGCGGCGCATCGCCCGCAGCGTTTCATTCCGGACACATACCTGGGTCATCCTTCGAGCCGATTTTCCATTCCATTTCCGCCAACTAGATTGGGTTCATCGATGGCGCCTTCGCTGCCGTCGACCGTTACGGCCTTTACGACCGCAGAGTCCGAGGAAGGGGAGCCCATGAAAAACGCCCACATCAGAATGGCCGCCGTGCCATTCGCCTGCCTTGTCATCACGCTCGCCGGCTGCGGCGGCGGCGGAGGGGGCGAACCGGCCTCTACCAGCGCCAGCGCCGGCCCGGGCACTTCGCCGGGCACTTCGCCGGGCACGTCGACAGGCACGTCGACAGGCACGTCGACAGGCACACCCACCGCTCCGTCATCACCCGCGCCGGCTGCGGCGACCAGCAGTGCCATGCTGTCCGGCACCACCGATCCAAGGCCGGAGATCGGCGAGGACGGCGACTACTACCTGAACACCGTGACGTGGATGATGTTCGGTCCCAAGGCCAATGGCGCGTGGCCCGCCGGGGTTTCGCTGGCGGGTCCGGGCGGCAATACCGGTGCGGCGGGGAACACCATCCTGTCCGGCTCGGTCGATCCGACCGACAGCGTCGGCAACAACGGCGATTACTACATCAACACCTCGACCTCGACGCTGTTCGGCCCCAAGGCCAACGGCACGTGGCCGGCGGGCGTGCCGCTCGGCAGCGCCACCGGCACGCCGCCGCCCAGCGGCGGCACGGTGCTGTCGGGAACCGGCGCGCCGGATAACGGCCTCGGCAGCAACGGCGACTACTACCTCGACACCAGCACCTGGACGCTGTACGGGCCGAAGGCCGACGGCGTATGGCCGGCAGGCGTCTCGCTGGTCAGCCAGCCGGGCGGCGGTACCGGTGGCACCGGCGGCACCACGGTTGGCAACGGCGGCCACGTGCTGTACGGCAGCGGCGCACCGACCGACGACATCGGCGTGAACGGCGACTTCTATTTCGACACCACCACGTGGACCATGTACGGGCCCAAGCAGGACGGCAAGTGGCCGACGACGGGCGTGACCATGGCCAGCGGCACCGTCTACAACGGCAACTTCAACGTGCCGGATTCGCTCAGCCGCGGCCGCTATGCCATGACCGGCGCCGGCGGCGCGGTACCGTTGCCGTCGGACTTCGGTGTCGTGATTCCCTACGACTGCACGCGCGTCACGCTGACGGCAAGCACGCTGGGCAAGGTGCAGGGCACGCTCGACATCTCGGTGCACAAGGTGACCGGCTCCGGGGCGTCCGTGATGCTGGCACCGGTCAACGCCCTGAGCTGCAAGATCACCAACGGCCAGCAGCACTGCAGCGAGGCCGTGCCGGTCGGGACGATCACCCATGGCGACAAGCTGCAGGTACAGGTCGACAACAACCAGGCCACCGACTGGGGCGGCCTTGCGGTGAACCTTGCCTGCGTCAAGTAGGCGGAACGGCGGCGGGGGCACGAGCTCCCGCCGCATCTCTTGCGCAAATGACGGGCGGGCAGCGAAGCGCGCTTCGCCTGATCGCGCACCCCCGGCCGGCCCCGCGCGAAGCGCGATTCGCCGCCGGCCCCGGGGCGTTTCCCAATATCTCGCCTTTTCAGGGACTTAGACGTTGTGCGTAGGCTGGCACGGCGCGTGCACAAGATGGGCACGCGAGTTCCGCTGCGGCTCGCCAACCTAACCTGAAAGGAGCTGCAAATGCACGATATCGGGACTTCCAGGCCGGGCGGATGGGGTACCGGCTACAACGAGCTCGAACAGGAGCTGGCCTCGGAGCTGATGGAGGCTGGCGAGCTGGGCCAGGAACTCGGCGGCATGGCAACGGAGTTCGAAGGCGAATTCGAGGGCGAGGGGGAATTCGAGAACGAGTTCGAGCAAGAGGTCTCCGGCGAGATGCAGGAGATGGAACTGGCGGCCGAGCTGCTGGCCGTCAACAGCGAACAGGAAATGGAGCAGTTCCTGGGCGGCCTGGTGCGTTCGGTGGGACGCGCCGCCAGCAGCTTTGCGAAGTCGTCGGCGGGCAAGGCGCTGGGCGGCATCCTGCGTTCGGCGGCCAAGGCGGCGCTGCCGGTGGTCGGCAGCGCGCTCGGCAACCTGGTGGTGCCCGGGGCGGGCGGCGCGATCGGCGGCAAGCTGGCCAGCATGGCCGGCAGCGCGCTCGGGCTCGAGCTGGAGGGGCTGAGCAACGAGGACCGCGAGTTCGAGGTGGCGCGCCGCGTGGTGCGCATCGGCCAGCAGGCGACCCGCAATCTGCTGACCATGCCGCGCAACGTCCCGCCGTCGCGCGCCGCGCGCGCGGCGTTCCTGCAGGCAGCGCGCCAGGTTGCGCCGGGCCTGCTCCCCGCCATGCGCACGATTTCGCAGAACGGTGTGGCGGCGGCGCGGCAACTGGGCACGCCGCCGATCTTCGGGCCGGCCGCCGGCGGCGCCGCCGCAGCGCAGCCGGTGGCCAGCCTGGCCGCCGCGGTGCGCGCGCCCAATGGCGGCTATGCGGGCTATGCCAACGGCGGCGCGGTGTCGTGCCCGTCGTGCGGCAACGGGGTGGCCGCGCCAGGCGGCGCGGCCGCGTTGCCGATGGGCGGGCAGTGGCGGCGTTCGCGCAACGGGCGCGCGCTGATCCTGTACCTGGCGCCGCCGCGGCCGATGTTCTGAGCCGCGCGCACGCTGCCCACCTTCGCGATACGACTCCGAGGCCGCCGTCATGAACGCTTGCGCCCACGCCCTGCGGTTGCTGGAACAGGAGGTGCTCGGCATCCGCGCCCGCCTGGATGCGCAGCTGCCCTACGCGCTGCAGATGCCGATGGTCCCCGCCGCCAATATCAGCGACGAGGCCATGAGTGCCATCGAGCGCCATATGCAGGCGGCGCGGCACCAGCTGCGGCGGCGCATTGCGCGCTTCCTCTGCGCACTGCGCGCGGCGCGGCCCGAGCCGGCCGCGGTGGCCCGCGCGCAGCGGCGCTATGCCATGCTCAAGCTGTATTTCCACGCCGCGCTCACGCATTTCGAGATCTTTGCCGAAGTGCTGACGCAGCGCAGCCAGCATGGCACCGGCGTCTGGCTGGCGGGGCTGGACGTGGCCGCGCGCGACGGGCTGCGGCAGCCCGGCGTGGCCATCGCCTTGCCGGAGGTGATCTGCTATGTCGAACGCGGCCATGGCGGCGCGATCCGGCGGGCGCGCACGCGCTTGCCCGGCGGCGGCGCCAATCCGGTGGCCGTGATCCGCATGCCGCGCGAGCGCATGGTCGGCACCGGCCTGGCGGCGTCGCTGTTCCATGAGGTGGGACACCAGGCGGCCGCGCTGCTGGACCTGGCCAATGCGTACCGCCGTGCCGCCGCGGGCGACGGCCGCCGCGGGCTGCGGCTGGTGTCGGGCGATGCCGGCGCGCCGCCTGCTGCATCGGTGCCGCCGCAGGTCTGGCGCGCCTGGGAGCGCTGGATCAGCGAGATCGTCGCCGACCTGTGGGCGGTGTCGCGGGTGGGCATTACCGCCACCTGCGGGCTGATGAGCGTGGTGAGCCTGCCGCGCGCCTTCGTGCTGCGCATCAACCTCGACGACCCGCATCCGGCGCCGTGGATCCGCGTGAAGCTGTCGGTGGCGATGGGGCGGGCGTTGTATCCGCATCCGCAGTGGGATGTGCTCGAGCAGGTATGGGAGCGGCTCTATCCGCGCTGGCAGATGAGCGCCGCGCAACGGCGCGCGTTCGCGCAGCTCGACCAGTCGATCCCGGCGTTCGTCGCCAGGCTGCTCGCGTTGCGCGCGCCGCGGCTGGGCGGGCGCACGCTGGGGCAGGCGCTGCGGCTGCCCGGCCGCCATCCCGACAACCTGTTGCGGCTCTGGCGCCTGGTGCGGTCGCGCCCGCACCAGTACCTGGCCGATACCCCGACGCTGGCGTTCGCGGTGCTGGGGCAGGCCCGCTACAGCGGCCTGCTCGCGCCCGACGTCGAGCTGCGCACCATCTCGGCCTTGCTGCAACGCTGGGCACTGGCCGGCTATCTGCCCTGGAGCGCCGGCAGCGCGCAGCTGAGCGAGGCGCTGAACCAGCGACGGCAGCCGGTGCGCATGCCGGTCGCGGCCTACGCGTGATTTGCTGAAGGAGAAACGTGATGAACACGAGCACGGAGTCGGGTCGCGTGGAGTACGCGCTGGTGCCGACGGGCAATACCGACGGCGACTGGCACTATGACTTCACCAGGCTGGCCGAAGGCCAGAAGTACCTGAAGCTGGCGGTGTACGCCAGCGAAGGCGAGCCGCGCGAGATGGAGCAGCTGCGCCTCAAGCCCGGCAAGGAGGCCAGGCTGGAGATCCGCGTCGGGCCCTCGCCTGCCTGGGGCCAAAGGGAAGAGGGGCTGCCCGCGGCGCTCACCGAGGTCGCGCACACCATGCGCAAGCTGGCGGCGCTGGGCGTTCCGGACGATCTGCTGTTCGACGCCGCCGCCAGGCTGGGCAGCCGGCGCGAAGTCATCGTGCCGGGCCGGCTGAAGGCGCCGCCGCACCCTGACGCCGGCGACGATGCCGAACCGCAAGGCGGCGACAACAGCGCCGCGGAGTTCGACCCGATCGGGGCGCGTTCCGGCCCGGTGGGCGTGAAGGACTACCGCGAGCCGGCATTCAGCCTCAAGCGCACTTCGCGCGACCTGACCGGGGACTGGGCGCTGTGGCTGCTGATCAAGCGCAACGCCGACATGCTGAGCTGGGAGAACTACGCGCGCCAGGTGGACCTGCTGTTCTTCGGCAACAGCGCGGTCCCGGCGCGCGCGGGCGCAGCCGCCGGCCCGGCGCTGTACGACGAAGCCGCGCGGCTGAGCCGGCGCCGCTTCCTGCCGTTCTCGGACACCGATGCCTACCGCGCGCTGAAGGTGGCCACCGAGGCCTTCGTGGTGACGTGGGGCGCCGTGGTGCCGTCGGTGCGCGACAGCGGCACTATCGCCAGGCTGCTCAGGACCGACCCGGCCGCGATCCACCTGGCCAATGACCGGCTCGGCATGAACCTGGAGCCGGCGCAGGTGGAGGAGATCGCGGGCCAGTATTTCGGCAAGGGCGCGTCGCCGACGCTGCCTTACCTGGAGCGCGTGGTGCAGGGTTTGCAGGGCACCGACGCGGGGCGCACCGTCGACGGCATGCGCGAATCCATCGCGCGTTCCGGCGCCACGGCACCCGCCACCCATCCCGCCGAGGCGCTGTCGGACTCGCGCGAGCTGGTGCCGCGCGACGACGGCCCGTGCGGCGACGGCTGCCTGTGGCTGCAGCACTGGAACAACGATATCTCGGCCAAGCTGGGCGCGCCGCCGCTGATCGAGCTGATCTGGAGCTACTGGATGGAGGAGCTGCAGCTGGTGCAGACCATGAACGCCATCTCGCGCCGCTTCCAGAACCTGTCCGGCGGGCCCGGCGATCCGCTCAACCAGCTCGAGCTGGACCCGCTGCGGCCGGTGAGCAACATCATCTGGGGCTGGGTCCAGGATGAGCAGCACCGGCTGCCGATCGAGCGGCGCGCGGCCGAGTACCTGCACGAGTATGGCTTCCGCCTGTTCGGGCGCGCGGTGCCGCGCATCCAGCCGGCCGACAGCCGCAGCAAGTTCCTGGGCGCGTTCCATACGCTGCTGAACCTGTGCGTGCCGTTCTTCCGGCAGGCCGACGATACCACCGTGGTGCCGGATGGCTTCCCGCTGCTGAACGCGCTGCGCGAGGTGCACCTGATCCTGTCCGAGGGCGCGCACAACCAGTTTGGCGACCTGCCGACCACCTCGCGCATCGAGATGATGATGCAGCAGTGGATCCTGGCGCGGCCCGAATTCCGCGAGTTCCTGCCGCGGCGCTCGATGATCGCGTATCCGGAGCCGTGGATGCACTCGGTGGAAAGCATGCGCAAGCTGCAGGGCTGGGGCGATACCAACACGTACCAGTTCTGGCAGCTGGCCACCACCGGCGAACAGATCGTGTCGTCGATCCGCTGGAGCGACTGGAATTCGGTCAACGATCCGTCCAACGCGGCGAACTGGGCGGCGTACTTCCGCCCCGAGATCCAGACCTATATCCATTCGTACCGGGCCGTCACCGGCGTGGATATCGGCGCCGAGCCGGTCGACGTGCAGGTGCCCGGCATGCACTTGCTGCGCCGGCTGCAGGAGCACCGTGGCGCGCGGGTGGCCTGAAGGGCCGCGGTGGATGTCCGGGGCGGACGGATGTCCACCGTGTCACGGCGGCAGCTGCAAGCAAAGCGGAGGGGCAGGCGGCCATGATCGATTTCGCGTCGGCGCTCTACCTGGGCATGTCGCATCCCGCCGCGCAACTGGGCAGCTATGCGGCGCTCACCACCGGCACGCCCGCCGCGCTGGCGGTATCGCCGCTGGCGGGCACGCTGGCGGCGCAGGCAGCGGCGCTGCAGGGTTGCGAGGCCGGCCTGGCCGGGCCGTCGACGCTGCATCTGTCGCTCGACCTGTTCGACCGGATCGGGCGCACGCACGCGCTGGTGGCCGACGACACGCTCTATCCGGTCATGCGCTGGGGGCTCGAGCGGGTGCGCGGGCTCGGGGTCCCGGTCACGCTGTTCCGCCATGCCGATCTGGCCGATCTGGCGCGGCGGCTGCGCCAGCACACCGGCACTCGTCCGCCCGCGCTCGTGACCGACGGCACGCGCCGCGAAGGCGCGCCCGTGGCGCTGCGCCGCTATCTCGCGCTGGTGCGCGAGCGTGGCGGCCTGGTGGTGGCGGACCACACCCAGCTGCTGGGCCTGGCCGGTGCGCAACCCGGCCCGGGACGGCCATGGGGCAGCGGCGGCGGCGGACTGCTGCGC
Proteins encoded in this region:
- the argC gene encoding N-acetyl-gamma-glutamyl-phosphate reductase, translated to MSSPIVFIDGDQGTTGLLIHERLRNRTDIRLMTLAAAERKDLRRRAQAINACDIAILCLPDAAAREAVGAIVNPAVRVIDASSAHRTQPDWTYGFPEMAPGQAERIANARRVTNPGCYPTGAIGLLRPLVHAGLIPDHYPISIHAVSGYSGRGRAGVEEYEGAAADKAPSYQVYGLELAHKHVPEIRQHAGLAQPPIFVPAYGAFRQGIVLTVPLSLQLLAPGVDGATLHACLTRHYAEATHVRVLPLHESGALKHLDPQALNGTNDMHLSVFPSTEHGHVLLSAVFDNLGKGASGAAVQNLNLMLARQ
- a CDS encoding 8-amino-7-oxononanoate synthase; amino-acid sequence: MNTSTESGRVEYALVPTGNTDGDWHYDFTRLAEGQKYLKLAVYASEGEPREMEQLRLKPGKEARLEIRVGPSPAWGQREEGLPAALTEVAHTMRKLAALGVPDDLLFDAAARLGSRREVIVPGRLKAPPHPDAGDDAEPQGGDNSAAEFDPIGARSGPVGVKDYREPAFSLKRTSRDLTGDWALWLLIKRNADMLSWENYARQVDLLFFGNSAVPARAGAAAGPALYDEAARLSRRRFLPFSDTDAYRALKVATEAFVVTWGAVVPSVRDSGTIARLLRTDPAAIHLANDRLGMNLEPAQVEEIAGQYFGKGASPTLPYLERVVQGLQGTDAGRTVDGMRESIARSGATAPATHPAEALSDSRELVPRDDGPCGDGCLWLQHWNNDISAKLGAPPLIELIWSYWMEELQLVQTMNAISRRFQNLSGGPGDPLNQLELDPLRPVSNIIWGWVQDEQHRLPIERRAAEYLHEYGFRLFGRAVPRIQPADSRSKFLGAFHTLLNLCVPFFRQADDTTVVPDGFPLLNALREVHLILSEGAHNQFGDLPTTSRIEMMMQQWILARPEFREFLPRRSMIAYPEPWMHSVESMRKLQGWGDTNTYQFWQLATTGEQIVSSIRWSDWNSVNDPSNAANWAAYFRPEIQTYIHSYRAVTGVDIGAEPVDVQVPGMHLLRRLQEHRGARVA
- a CDS encoding threo-3-hydroxy-L-aspartate ammonia-lyase produces the protein MTNLTLPTFADVEAAAARLSGFANRTPVNTSRTLNEIIGAEVFFKCENFQRMGAFKFRGAFNALSKFSPEQRRAGVVAFSSGNHAQGIALSAKLLGMPATIVMPHDAPAAKVAATKGYGATVVHYDRYTEDREAIGRKLAQAQGLTLIPPYDHPDVLAGQGTVAKELFEEVGPLDALFAPLGGGGLLSGTALSTRALAPACQLYGVEPEAGNDGQQSFRSGEIVHIDTPRTIADGAQTPHLGHYTFAIIKRDVDDIVTATDAELVEAMKFFATRMKMIVEPTGCLGLAAALNMKDALKGKRVGIVISGGNIDLEQFCALVSA
- a CDS encoding LysR family transcriptional regulator, which codes for MREISLDRLRTLVAVTDRGSFADAARALHLAPPTVSLHIAELEDRIGAPLLSRKRGHVGPTSIGEVLVERARRLLADAEQALDDIQRQVDGLEGRARLGASTGVIAHLLPQALEALRQQHPAIDIQIAVHTSEETLSRLVDGTLDVGVVALPQPPVAGLVIKPWRRDPVMAFVPAHWRSPARVTPEWLAGQPLILNDATTRLSRLTAEWFAAAGHHPVPRIQLNYNDAIKSLVAAGYGAALLPHEATTPSPDSRIVMRPLRPALWRRLGIAHRAGYVERSTQHVLDVLWDLRLA